The segment CGGCCttgggcggcgcgccgccggaggGCGACGCGAGCTGGCCGCTGTGATGCTGGCTCTGGCCGCGCCGCATCAGGTGCTTCACGATGGGGGTGTTGCCGATGaacttctcgatctcctctagcCCCAGCTGCACGCCGGTCTGGGTGTTCGACGCGGGGGCGGCATCCTTGggcgccgcgacgacggcgacctcctTGCTGCTCTCCTGGTTCTTGGTCGCGTCGTCGCggtccttgccgccgccgtcgtcggtgcGGCCTTTATCcaccggcgctgccgccgccgctgccgccgccggcggcggcgtcgtcgggggcacggcggcggtggggagatCACGTTTAGCCATGGCGTTTCGAAACTTCTCGACGAGGGAGACATCGTCGCAGCCGGCGTGCCGGGCCGGCAAGGATCGAACACGACgcaccgacggcgacgacggcggtggtggctttCCAGAGGAGCCGCCGTCCCGCGCGGCGAGGCAGCCGTCGGACCGGCGCCGCGTGATGGGCTTCGCCGGCCGCTGCATCAGCATGTCGCGCGCCGACGGCCGCGgggccggagccgccgccgccgccgccgcggtggtcggcgcggcggcggcggcggcggcggaggcggcggccggcgaaggcAGCGGGGGCATCTTGGACACGCTCCGCGGGATGTCCACCATGCGCTTCCTGGTGCTATGTCGCCGGAGCGCGAGGTCCCGGCTGCTGGCGAGGCCGAGCCCCTGGtgaagacggcggcgccgctcctgTATCGACATGTCCTCGTCCATGTCATACTTGGagaactcgtcgtcgtcgtcgtcctcctcctcctcctccagcacgGCGGCCTGATGGTGGCGGAAGCTGTACATCTTGTGGTCGCCCATGGTGGAGGCGAAGGAGACGCggacctcctcgtcgtcgtcgtcgtcatcgtcgtcggagGGGAAGTCGGCGTCGATGTGCAGGCCGGACGGCACGCGGTCGAGGCTGCGTAGGAAGGTctccttcccgccgccgccgcggcggtggtccTTGTCACCGCCGGTCATGTCGTCGACGACGCCGCGTTCTTGGCGGTGTCCAATGCGGGGAGCAAGCCACCATGGTttgcgcgggagagagaggggtggtgTTGGGTAATACCTATGTTTAGGGTGATGGGTTGAGAGGTTGCGAGCAAGGGGAAGAAGAGTTGCTGCTTTTTGGTGATGGATTTGGGTTGAAACAGTCGCTACCATGCATGTGATGTGACCATAAGCAGCTTTTCATTTGCATTTGCTTCAGCTTGAGTGAACCCATCTCACAGCAAAGTAAGGGTAATAATTGAACAGTAAACATCACGTAAAAGTTCTTTGTTAGTCGGTTTGCAAGGAAGGGAAACGACATTGGAAGGgttaatatatgtatatttacacaTGAAAAGATCCAACAAAGAAGTCATAATCACACTAGACTATTATTATTACACACTAagggattattattattacagcATAGAAATAATCTAACTCGACTAGAGTAGCTAGTTGCTCTGCTTCTCCTAGAGTAGCTTACTGTCTAACCTGGAGAGAATTCAGCTTCTTGTTTATCTCTGCGAATTTCTCCTTTAAGCGTTTGATCTGAAACCAGCAAATTTGCAAATAAGAATACTGAGGTAGTAATGCTtgatgtgcaaaaaaaaaaaaaaatacgcaAAAGACTAGTACCCGCTTCAATTCGATCTCCAGATCTCTCTTCCTCTGCCCAAGTGAATGGCGCAGCTGAGTAACATCAAATATGCTGTCAAGATCATCTTCGAAGGCTGATTCAAGGTCTTCTCTTAGAAGCGCCGGTAATTTGTCAACAATCGGCATGAGGAGAAAGCAATTGAACTGCAATTTTGATGAGCAAAACAAGTAAGATATAAACAATAAACTTCATATACTCGTTAAGGAGTGCAGGATTTACTGCAGGGAGACCTTAAGCTCTGTGGTGACAAGAAAATGCTCTTTGATCCCATGGAAAATCTGGTGAACCAGTGCATACACAAGTCTTTCAGATGAGGGTGCCAGCCTTCTGTTCCATAGTGTGCTGTCCAAGAGATCAACAAGCCTAGTCTCTGATGCAACAGTGGGTGAATTTGCTTCTGAAGAATTACTTGATTTGAAGTCTCCCTTTGGCCTATCCTGCTTATTGTCATTCAAGCCAAAGGATTGCTCATGCAGCCCAGTCGAGTGGGCAGTAAGTGTGTTCACGgataattgctcttgtgcaaCAAAGGAATCAAAGAAGTGTCTCAATCCGGCACGGTTCTATACAATGTAGCAAATCATTAGGAATGCGACGAATCCCTCGAAAGATACTAGTTCTGATTAATATTAATAACTGTACCTTATTGTGAAGGGACCAAGTGACATAACGAGTGGTGCTCACCAAATCCTCCATACATCTGCATTACACATTTCAACATGCAGATAAATCATGCCATCAGGTACAAACAATATGCATGAATGCATCATGCCATGAACCATCAGGTACAAACAATATGCATGAATGCATCATGCCATGAAGATTCAGGAGAAATCTGGACAATAACAGAAAGTTTTACTTTGACACAACACTAAATTCTGTGTCATATTTACATGAGACAAACCACTAAAATCACATTTTTCAAATATGAATATGCTCTGGAACGCACAAAATTTAATGCCATGAGATCAAAAAGGAGGGAATAGACATGACAAAGATACGGATAACTCATTCAGTTCACTTCATTTGCACTTTATTATTCAATGATATTATAATTCAGCTGATACATTTCTAAGAAGAAccactattaaaaaaaaactaactagtTTGCCAACACCATAAAATACTGTATGCCTGATAGCACAATAATCAACTAGGGAAATGCATTTCATTTGATATCAAAGAGTTTGTTGAACTGAGTTTGCAAGACCACTTGAACAAGAGTTGTACACTAGAAGGGAAACAATTATAAAGGTATTGAAATTAAGGATGCTCTTACAGTATTACCTTTCACGACATGATTGCTCAGTAGATTCAGCAAACCTATCAAATGCAGCTTTGACACGCTTCACAAGTACATCATGGCTGCTACAGTTCTCACCATCTTTCTGTTGGAATTCTATCACGgtattacaaaagaaaagagcagAATACTAGTTGAACTGAATAACTTCAGGATTAATTAGTACCTCCAACAGAAAAGCAGATATCGGAATCAGTCTCTTCATTATGTATAATAACCTAAAACCCAGCTGCACATAATTAAGGATAGATTTTAATCGCAGAAAGGGATTAAGCAGAGGAAATATCACCCCTCATACAGACCACAACAAATTAATTCAATTACTAAATTTGTTTATACATCATGTTACATTTTTTATTGATTTCACACATTTTCTGTGGAACCCTGGCACACTCTAGTTCTGAACTTGATCCAAAAAATGATGGGACGTGCATGAAAAAAATCGGTTGATGATTTTATTGACATAATCACACAAAAGCAAGTACTATTCCAGTAGCTCAAGTGTGGAATAACAATCATGAAAGCTGAACAGGACCATCTAAATGTGATTATTAATGTGCCCACCCATGAGGTAAGCTAACCAACCTGGTGAAGATAAGGCTCAAATGTGTCACGTGCTTTTGCCACAGCTAACACACAAGCAGTCCTAacaaaaaaagttgaaaatgaGTAAATGTGCTATATAAATATAGTCAAAGTATGCCTGATATATGGAATGAGACTACCTGGAGTAGTTTGTCCCATCATGAATATCTTCCACACCACAAGCATTGACAATTTCCTCCCTAGTAATTGGAGGGCATCTAATACTTCCAACAACCAGACGAAATTCAGCCATTGCCCGATGGTATTGTGCGCCACCGTAGAGACGCATTCCAGCAttctaagaaaagaaaaggtataaTGAGTGCATATTCAAAAGACAGTGTGTCAAACACTCAGTGGATAATTTTGTTTTAACAGGCTGAAAAGACGATAGATATGGTAGACTTTTTGTCTTTATCTGAAAGAAAAATGACTCTACTGCTACATAAATCAATCTGTCACTGCTAACAAACTTTAGGCTCGTCAAGAACCACCAATTTAGATACAATCTATTAAAATGTTTATCTACAGTGAAGAATCATTACATCCTGTTTAAAGGCTCAAAATAAAAACCTACAGAAAATAGTAGGGCATCTTCAATACAGAGGAAAAAAACAGAACTTACAGGCATCAATTTGTTTGGGATCAGGAAATTCTCACTTCCAGTAAAAGTTCCTCCATTTATCCTCTCGTTAATTAAAGTTTCTCCTACACTCCAATAACAGTTTCAATAAATTATTGACAAAATCAGAAAGTCAGCCAACTAAGAAGAACCTCAAGTTTTCTGGTACCGAGCCGCACAAGATAAAACACCCACCAAATCTATCAGGCGGTGCCACCACCATGCCTTTCAATAGCAAAGATAACTGAAACAAGAAACAGTAAATCAGTATTCAGGTTTATTTCAACCAGCTGCTGAGCAATAGATCCAGTGGGCATTGGCTGCATATGTGTGACAACGCATGAACTTTTCTTCATTGCAAAAGTTTCAGTATCCAACTATCTGCATCAACAATAATATATGTTTCAGAGTAGTAAGCACCTTCGACAAGAATGAATCATGGAACAGGCGAGCTTTCTCCTTCATTTTTGCTTCATCCAAATCACTGTCCAGATACATATACCATCAGCAGGGTATATCAGGCATGTTTAACAACAGGGAtaaatatatggtggaaccgTGTAAAGGCACAcaaggggaaaaaggaaaaataaataacatgtTTGAGTTTTATTCTGGGAGGGTCATTGGTTTGCTTCTTCCAGCCTTGCCATTCAATATTAGGAGGCTTAAATTTCACTCAGTGAACAGTAAAGATTTATTGCTGATGCCTGGgatggatcttttttttttaatcaaatgtgCAAGAGAGCTGCGCATCATTATATTAAGAAGGAAAAGAATCTAAGAAGACTCAAACAAACCCATCAGGGCAAGGCTTAGTACAAAGTTAAATTTCAATTTGGCATTGTATGGCTAACAAATTTCCAATCTTCAGTTGATGTTCTTGTTGTAATATCCCGTGTAATATTCATCATTTGTTCTTTGGTTCTGgcattgctcaaataatttagCATGAGATTTCAGATAAATCGGATCTATTCCGGAGATAAATTGGTTGAGATTTTGAGGCTGTCACTCAACTTTGTAAGTGATTCCAGAAATAAGTAGTGAATAAATTTACTGCTGCTACACTTGGTCAATCTGGAAAGCAAGGAATAATTTTCACTTGTAATTGGCTCATGATTGAATGTTTTGGCGAAGCATAGCATAGAAGCCAAGGAATTGGAGGTTGCACTGTTGCAGCTCCCGGCCTCAAGGTTGCATCTGATAGCACTGCATTGGGACTGAAGAAAGATAACATAAACCATGGTAGCGTGATGGTTCTTGAATCTTTATGAGGGTGCTACTAGCCTACTAGAATGTCAACTAATATAGTCCACCAGGACAGTTATTTGCAATTAGGTGCTAGTAGTTGGCAGCGATTTTCCCAGTAAGAATAAAACATTTGAGCCTTGTTTTCATTATAAGCTTTCAACTTCACCAaagaaaaatttattatatgGAAACAAATACAAGTAATTTAAGGAGGAAATTAATCCATCCTTTTAAGTGTGCTATGAATGATAGGCATCATGAATCACCTGATTTCTTGATTGACTTCACGCAGCTTCCTTGTTGCACCACGATGTTCCTTCTCAAGAAGTGGAATAATTAATGGAACACTCTCAATGTACCTTGGCCATATTAGTATGCATTACTTCAAAGCAATGATACGAAGAATAATTAAAAAACATACACATGCCAGCTCTATAATGAGCAAGGATACCTCTTCCTCAGCAATTCTTCCAAAAATAGTCTCAAGTTACTCACTCCTATTCTGTTTTTCTCCTCCTTTGTAAGTCCCCTTCCCAACTTGTCCTCAAGAGATGCGACATCTTCCAACTCTCTCAATGAGATGGCCTGCAGAATGAAAGTAACCATTAGAGGCAATTCAAGGATGAAGGTAAGACAGAAGTTACCAGATTAGTAGAGTTCATATCAGCGAAAAAGCATACTGAAACTGACTAAACAGGTGACAACAGAGAAGAATGCTGGCAGCATTTATGTTCAACAAAGAAGTTATTCGTCACATTTCAAATGTCCTTCCCGAACAGTAATATTTAAGGGTGATCAGTCTATTTACATTACTGAAACTAAGAAATAAGCAGTAGTGAAGTAGGATTATGTGTTTGTAACACTTTCTTCCTGTGATGTCTTGATCATATAAAAGTGCGCAGAAATATGGGAGCATATTTAAGGGTAGCCATTTATAGAGTTTGGGAAGTATCGGGTATTTCCATGTATTACAAGATCCACAAGCTATCATGAAACATATAGTGTAACTCCAGAATAGTTAACTAAGGAGTAAAACCCAACtgcctacaaaaatatttaaACCTACATGGGTTTTTCACATATATAACTATATTCTAAAAGTTACCTGCAAATTTTAAATTCTGGAACCTACAATACTTAAAATGTAGATTTGCATCcatataaaacaaattaataattgtttctaatttatcatttaataatcAGGTAATCTTCCTTGATAATGTAAAAATTTCACAGCAAATAGGACCAGATGACCAATTGGCTTGCCCACATATTGCTTACAAAACTCACAGTGACTTAACAAAGTAACACCCATCAAACTTGCCAGCAAAAGAAAATTATTCGAACACTTTGGCAGAACATAAATCTCTATGTTAAGTGATACTGGCACGTGATGTCTCACCTTCTTGAACTCTTCATTTGATCTGAATACAGCTTCATGGCAGGAGCCAACTCTCCCCGAAGGCACTGATGTGAAAAAGGGATAATCCCCCAGTAAGGAACCATCTAGAGCACAGGTCGGGGGGTGAAGAAAGACTTCAACATCAGAGGCTCGTGCAAACTGTAAAATTTTAGTGTCCAGTTTTGTGGAGACTAGAACAGTCCTTGCAAGATCAGGATCAACCTGCAGTATGAAAAAGGGAAACACAAAACATAGCTTACTGGCACTGCTTACAGGTTAACAAAATAATTGTGTGTTGAACGTTTGAACTTTGAACTTGATATAGTAAGCACGCCTTTTGTTTAAACATAGTAACCCAGTAAATAAGGTACAACTAATGTGGAATCACAAGAGACCATGAGAATGTCATTGAGCACCTTTTGATAAGAAAAGCTAGTTTTAAAGTGCAAACCTGCATCACCACTCTCCTTGTAGTTGCATTGCTCCAGTCACTACAATCTTCAAGGCAAAGTATTATGGTTTCCTTATGCTTTATTTTCGCACGAACAAGGGTCTCTACAGCACAAGCTTGGCTCTGCAGGTCGCAAGATTACCAATGGATAACCttattaaatattaatataataaaaaggAGTTCATAGTAGGGTCATAGAAAGTGAAGTTTCAGTGGAAACAAAAGACCTTAAAGGCTGAAAAGAATCAGCCTTAACTGACAGCAAGCAAGAATAGGGGGAAATACCTGCAAAACTCGGTTTTTACGGCCAGGAGCTGGTAGGATGAGGCCTGGAGTGTCAATAATGGTGAGATTAGGGCAATGCTTGTATTCTATCCTTattataatttctttttctgaaaattgGGAAGGATCATTCTCCAGCCTCATGTTTTCGGCTTCTATGTATGCCTGAAAGTAAATATTCCTATAAAATGTCAATCACCTAATGCAAGAACAGTCCAATAACTTGAATCTTCTCTGAGTTCTAAGCTGTAAGTTGATAATAATGAAATCAACAAGTGAACATTTGTTTCTTACAAATGAAAcagctaaaataaaatattgatgTTTCAGGTTgacaataataaataattaacaACTGGGAAAATTCTCGTATCAGTTTGGCGTCAAAACTATTTATATTGAGTATTGACATAACTACCCTTTATAGTGAATATAGCATCTATTCATCATTTAATCGGCAAAGGTTAGACTCCTGGAATCTAGCGGTTATCAGCATAGTTGGTGTACTAGCCCATAGAGGCTAGAATCCtcttttcttaagaaaatatcAGTAACACGGCTCCCTCCCTTCGATCTCATTCATTAAGTTACCTAATACCGATATCATACTAGCCGAAACCACAACATTGAATTCATAGTAGACAGATAGAGTTAGTTAAGCTAGCCTAGTACAGCATAACATAGCTACAGAAAGGATAATCACACAAACAAATGAAGTGCGTTACATTACATTCATACACCTCATGCCCTCATTTCCCCCCTTCCTGGTTCTTCTTAAACGAGTTTTATATTTCACCAATTTCGCAAATAAATCATTTCCTAGCACCACAAAACCTCCTGCTAGCATATGACACCAGCAATTACATGAATAATGCTGTCATAATAGAGATGCCATCAGATTGGAACGGATAGGCGCAACACACGACACTGGCATTTCCACGAACACGTGTGCGCACGGTACCTGGATGTCGGCGAGCGGCATTGCGCGGCCGGCGACACCGGCCTCTTCGTACTCGTCGTCCCCCGCGCccgagccggcgaggaggcggcagcgcggGGCGTGGCAGCGCGGGTTGAAGCGGAGGTGGAGCGCGACGGGGCGGCGCGTCTTGGTGCCTCCGCCGACGTGGTTGAACTGGAACCCCATCAGCGCCTCGACCAGCGCGCTCTTGCCGTCCGTCTGGTGGCCGACGACCACCACCGctggcgcgggcgccgccgcgccgcccagcTCCGCCGCCAGGCCCTGCAGCTCGTTGTAGGCCTCGTACAGCAGCCCCCGCGCCTCCTCCCAAtcatcctccaccgccgctgcagccGGCGAGAGGGATTCCGGCGGCGTCGCCATTGCGATTGGGTCACGCGTGGTTTAGGAGGGGTTTCGAAGTGCGCCGTGCGTTatcccttttctttctctctctctccttttcttttctttttacggtctgtttggttggtttTCTTTTTACGGTCTTTTTGGCTGGAGGGAGTTTTCAGAAGGGATTAATAGTTTAGAGGGATAAGgctattaactgttttgtttggttgggagatatgggaattttggtgggatgggatggggaattgaggaataaactccctccttttcaataccttgGTAGGGGCAgataattgggagggaattcctcctttacttcgtctaaacaaatctcagccatccgttttcattaatgatctaatctttaactaaactccctatcaatttccaccacctctaccaaacaagagactaggatgaaaaatcaaattcccatcttaatctcaccatcaattccgtgtaaactcccaatccccttcccttaAGTTGCCAAACAAGACGTCAGTAAATTTAGGGCATATGATTAATGTCATTTTCAATCATACCATTTTCtaataaagttataaaaatacatatatttagtTTATCGTcaaatttagtaaatacataaaaatcatgtcaaaattttaacaatattACCATCTTGCTAATCTGAGCATGCCATTGGAGTAGATTAGTACTACTACTGCATAACATTTTTCGTGGCAGTGGAAATGATAATTTTCTAACCATCCGTTCAAATAAGCTTTAATTCAATTCAGGTCATatatcaaatatgtttaaaaatataataatattttcagtgTAACTGATAAGATATACCTCATTTATTTGTATTTGTAACAGCTGAAAACCATGTAACTAGTTTTTTACGGAATGGTACTTTTACCGATAAGATGGAAATTCATTCCCCGTTAAGAGAAGATGTTTGACTCCGATCTTCTTATCTGCTCGTACCTCACTTACAGTCTCCAAGTTTTACTTGATTGGTCATCTGCAtgtaaaaatactatatatgtagtggaaactaCGAGGGAAAGGTATTGAATTATGGgtaaatatatattgcaaaccACAAATATAGTAAATATAGTGAAAACTTAGAAATTACTGTTGGATCTTAAAAATAGACGTCTGAGATTTGTCCATTTcaccaaaagtaaaaaaaattattctcAAAGTCAACCATGAGTAAAATCTTACTCAGGCGTTCATTTTTTAATCCAATGATAGTTTCCACTGCATATATggttacatatatttttttccttgaattttctttgaatcGCAAGCTATAGCCACAAGCCACATCAAGGACCAACCAGGAGGATGCACTAAAGTTAGCCACTTACTACAAGTCGCCAGATTAGTTATATCGTGGTATGCTAAATTAGCTTGCTCCCCTCTTGTATCTAGTGTAACATATCCTAGAGCTCTAACCCATCGATAGCAGCATGTCAGATAAGGAACTTGGTGCTTGGAGGTTTCGCCGAGATTACCACAGGAGGTGGTTTCTTCAATGAAGATTGGCTTGGGAGGCCCAACCCAGCCGACGTTCATCTTCTTTCAAGTCGGAAGCATCACCTTTCTAGTCCTTGTTATTTCACCGCCTCTTTTAACTACTCGTCTACTAGCAGCCGAGGCCCGCAAATCAACAAATAAGGTATAGAAACAAGATCCAGAAGCAATGGTATCCCATCCAAAAAACCAACCTTCACTCTCCTACAGGATgcaaagtttttaaaaaggagAAGTAGACGTTGCTCCAATCTACTCAACACATCTCCCCGTACAAATTTTGTCAAGACAAGTTCTACTAATCTGGCAGGATGCAAGGTTTTCGTCTAGAAGGTTGAAATGATGATTACATCCCTGCCAGCCAAATCTCCCGTGGACTttcctcaaaagaaaaaaaataacctgctattgtacctgctttgATGCAGCCCGCTGCAGCTATCGCCCCAAGCCACCGCAAGCACCACAGTCGACGTCGACACCTGCCGCAGCCACCGCGCTGCAGCCTAACGCTGCCCAATTGTTTTCAGTGGTAAATTTGAAAttcataattttataaatgGCTATTTCGAGTTAGGGGGTGAAAGTAATGGCATGCAATTCTCTTTATTTgaaaagtttatgaaaaaattaaaataaattagtcacacataaaatactattcatattttatcatctattacttccgtttcatgttataagactttctaacctGATATagatatatgaatgtggacaatgctagaaaatcttataacctaaaattctatatgaatgtgagcaatgctagaaagtcttataacctgaaccggaggaagtaataacaataaaaatacaaattataaaaaaaagttcaaataagataaacggtcaaaaATTGGATGTGAAAAGTGTAAAACAACGCTTATTTaggaacagagagagtagcaaataaaaatattgatatTGAGATAAAGGGCGGAGTAGTCGAGAATATCgtgtaaaagaaaaagaaatcaacTGTCTCGTTCTCCTTGTCGGAACCGGTTCCTCTGACGTAGAGTCTACGTCAGAGGGACGTCCATGCACAAGCAACGGTGATCTGGCATCAATGTCCCTCTGACGTAGAACATCGTCGTTCCTTCCGCATCCAACGATCGATAGCCTTCGCTTCAGTCCATCCTCAGCGCGCCCTGCTCGCTCTGTGCGGCCCACAGTTGCAAACTACTCTAAGGAGAAAAACAGCGTTGCGGCGGATCGGAGGCCGGAGGAAGCTGCCTCTCGTCAACCATGGCTGTCGGCCGCTCGTCGCCTCTTCCCACACGGCCGTAGGTGGAGCAGGTCTCTGAGGAAACACAGTCCGCCACCGCCCTCTTCCCCGTCCCTCACCCCCGCATCCTCCGTCCTCCCCCCGCGGATCTCTGCTGCCCCTTGCATGGTCTCAAGGAGGTTGAGTTTTTTCGTCGACGATGTCGTCTTCCACGTCTCTTGGTTTGAGCCAACGGCCACGGGCGTGTTCTTCTGCTAACCATGGTCTGATTTTGTGCTTCATCCCTAGAAGCTAAGCATGTCAACTGGACTTGGCATCTTCCTCGCGGGCAGTCGGCGCTCGCTGTTGGCATGTCAACGATCTCGTCACTGCCGACATCGTCCTCGTGGCGCGTCGCCGTCTCGAGACACGACACGCGCACCGTCTGTTCGCCTTGGGGTCGGCAGCGCTCACGCCGACGGGGACTGCTACTGTGTGCTGTCGAACGATGACGTGATGTCCCGGAAAGATGTCAACTGGTACCAAGACCAAGGAGGACATGCCGGCGAGACCTGCTCCACCTGCGCCAACGCAGCGACAAGCGGACGGcgtgcggccggcggccatgcaTGGCCGATgcccttttttccctttcatcTTGGTCTTCAGCTAGGCTGAACCTTTGCACTTGTGGGCTGAGGAACAACGAATGGAGACTGGAATGGATACAACCGTTGGATGCACAAGCAACGGTGATCTGGCATCAATGTCCCTCGATCTGACGTAGAATTTTCTACGTCAGAGGATCCCgttcccacctcctcctctgcgTCGTCGTCCCCGTCAAGACCAGGTACTACAGCTACGACCACCCGGAGGAGTTCTTCGTCTACACCGCCGCCTCTGCCCTCACCCCTACGCTGACGCGCCTCCCTGCTTTCCCCGACGGCCGCCAGCGCTCGTCCGGGGACATCGGCATCTTGacccatggtggtggtggcttcaCCGTTTCATCTTTGCAGATGTGGATGGTGGGGGAAGGAACAATCACCGTTAAGGAGCTAGAGGAAGGAACCGCAATCATCGAGGAGTTTGCCAAGCTCACCTTACTCCATTGTTCAGGCGGCGACAGGGataacaacagcagcagcagcagctgggtTGTCAAGAAGCTTGCTCTGCCTCCTTTTGACTCA is part of the Oryza glaberrima chromosome 12, OglaRS2, whole genome shotgun sequence genome and harbors:
- the LOC127757572 gene encoding uncharacterized protein LOC127757572 yields the protein MATPPESLSPAAAAVEDDWEEARGLLYEAYNELQGLAAELGGAAAPAPAVVVVGHQTDGKSALVEALMGFQFNHVGGGTKTRRPVALHLRFNPRCHAPRCRLLAGSGAGDDEYEEAGVAGRAMPLADIQAYIEAENMRLENDPSQFSEKEIIIRIEYKHCPNLTIIDTPGLILPAPGRKNRVLQSQACAVETLVRAKIKHKETIILCLEDCSDWSNATTRRVVMQVDPDLARTVLVSTKLDTKILQFARASDVEVFLHPPTCALDGSLLGDYPFFTSVPSGRVGSCHEAVFRSNEEFKKAISLRELEDVASLEDKLGRGLTKEEKNRIGVSNLRLFLEELLRKRYIESVPLIIPLLEKEHRGATRKLREVNQEISDLDEAKMKEKARLFHDSFLSKLSLLLKGMVVAPPDRFGETLINERINGGTFTGSENFLIPNKLMPNAGMRLYGGAQYHRAMAEFRLVVGSIRCPPITREEIVNACGVEDIHDGTNYSRRGGGGKETFLRSLDRVPSGLHIDADFPSDDDDDDDDEEVRVSFASTMGDHKMYSFRHHQAAVLEEEEEDDDDDEFSKYDMDEDMSIQERRRRLHQGLGLASSRDLALRRHSTRKRMVDIPRSVSKMPPLPSPAAASAAAAAAAPTTAAAAAAAPAPRPSARDMLMQRPAKPITRRRSDGCLAARDGGSSGKPPPPSSPSVRRVRSLPARHAGCDDVSLVEKFRNAMAKRDLPTAAVPPTTPPPAAAAAAAAPVDKGRTDDGGGKDRDDATKNQESSKEVAVVAAPKDAAPASNTQTGVQLGLEEIEKFIGNTPIVKHLMRRGQSQHHSGQLASPSGGAPPKAEKPAGGKKKGGWLKNIKSVAIGFIDSGGNSKSTTSTTTSSAGANATSSSSSSASSTERLKVHQSGKSCKELTGLYMCQEIMAHEGSIWSIKFSTDGRWLASAGEDHVVRIWQVVEANSPACLPNDGHSGPLPPHPPGAAPADGTSSSSTPALSQLSKKSVKGKSGRDTLPEHLVVPDKVFALADQPACVLEGHQDDVLDLTWSKTDQLLSSSMDKTVRLWDTTTKACLKVFAHNDYVTCIQFNPADDRFFISGSLDAKVRLWSIPDRQVVDWTDLNEMVTAASYTPDGQGAIIGSHKGSCRFYKTTDCKLDQEAQIDIETKKRKSQAKKITGFQFAPGNPSEVLVTSADSQIRVFDGVTMVQKFRGFKNTSSQISAAYTSDGRYVVCPSEDSHVYLWRAARGAPAAAAAIGGIGMKPKTWCTIRSFENFYCKDVSAAVPWPLAPSSGGDGSTSGSSPSRRQGGVSCTDDVCSMPAKSGELGSAGTPLTHSGQLGSPAPGGGKGGADGNAWGLVVVTASLQGEIRVYQNFGMPFRIRGQGNLFY